A stretch of DNA from Deltaproteobacteria bacterium:
GCGGAAGGCGAGCCGGCGCGGGTAGAATTACCTTCTTACGATTTCGAAGAGGTGAGTCATGAAGGAGAAAAAGAGGAACGTCCTGTCCATTGGACTTCCGAAGGGAAGCCTGCAGGATTCCACGCTCGCGCTGTTCCGGAAGGCCGGCTTCACGATCACGGTGGGATCCCGCAGTTACATCCCTTCCATCGACGACGAGGAGCTTTCCGGGCTTCTCATCCGTGCCCAGGAGATGGCGCGGTATGTACAGGACGGCATCCTCGACGTCGGGCTTACCGGGCGAGACTGGGTGATGGAGCAGAACGCGAAGGTGAAGGAAGTGTGCCCGCTGCTGTACGCCAAGGGCGGCCTGCGCCCCGTCCGGTGGGTAGTGGCTGTTCCGAACGAATCGCCGATCAGGCGCATCGAAGATCTTCAGGGAAAGCGTATCGCCACCGAGCTCGTGCAGTACACCCGGCGGTACCTTAAAGATCGCGGGGTCGAGGCGCTCGTCGAGTTTTCCTGGGGCGCGACGGAGGTGAAGCCGCCGCGGCTTGCGGATGCGATCGTCGACCTGACCGAGACGGGGAGCTCTCTCCGGGCAAACAACTTGAGGGTCGTCGAGACGATCCTGGAGTCCACGACGGTCCTGATCGCAAACCGGGAAGCG
This window harbors:
- a CDS encoding ATP phosphoribosyltransferase, translated to MKEKKRNVLSIGLPKGSLQDSTLALFRKAGFTITVGSRSYIPSIDDEELSGLLIRAQEMARYVQDGILDVGLTGRDWVMEQNAKVKEVCPLLYAKGGLRPVRWVVAVPNESPIRRIEDLQGKRIATELVQYTRRYLKDRGVEALVEFSWGATEVKPPRLADAIVDLTETGSSLRANNLRVVETILESTTVLIANREAWKDPWKRQKIENVAMLLTGALRAQEKVGLKMNVPRNSLDHVLKVLPAMQNPTISSLSEAGWFSLEVIVDEKTVRELVPVLKKAGASGIVEYPLNKVIP